The uncultured Bacteroides sp. DNA segment AACGTACTGTCTTTGGCTTACGCAAAGCATCAAACAATCCTTCCGGGAGTTCTGATGGGAAACGTTTCAGGTTGCGGTTGATAAACTCTCCGGCTTCGTGTTTATGCTCGGGCATACGAGTGTAGAAAACATCATAATCCCAGTAGAACATAGCCTTTCCTGCCTCCTGCAACAGATCAAAAAACTTCGTCTCTACTTTATTGAGTACATTGAAGCCAACAAATACATATTTGTCATACTTCAATGCATCCACATCCAGTTGCTCGATGACTTTCCGATAGAGCATACCTTCGTAGGCTATGCCCTGTGTTTCAAGGTTTTTCCGATAACGAGAATAGATATCATTGAGCTTGTCCCAGAGAGAAATAAACTTCTCTTTCAGTTGCGTGCGGCGTTCGATGGAAAAGTTGAGGAAGAACTGTTGGATGGCTTCTTCTTGTTCTTCGTCGAGGAAGTCGTATCCGGACATAATGTTCTTCAAATCCTGCAAGTTGCTGAAGAGCTTGTGGGCATCTACCATATTCTTATCCACATCGTCGAAATCGCTGATAAGAAGTTCGCCCCAGAAATAAAATTCATCCAGAGACTCTTCGCTCTTTGTCTCTTCACGAAACACTTTGTAGAGCTCGCACACCAAGCGGATAGGGTCACCCGATTTTAGTGTAGAGAGCTGTTGAAAGAGCTCACTGATGCTGACGTAGGCCGGAGACCAGATTGGGTCGGTGGATTCATCGGCCAGGTAGTCGCTGAAGAACAGACTGGCACGTTTATTTGGGAATACGATAGCTACACGAGATAAGTCGCTGCCTGTTTTGGCATATATATCTTTGGCTACTAATTGCAGAAATGTTTCCATGATTTATGTTGGGGCTGAATAGATTAATTATTGGCAGGTTGAATGCGTTCTATCACATCTTCTTCTACATACCATAGGTATCCCGAAATGTGAGTGTATTTCATTTTTGCGAGCAAGGACATGTATCCTTGTACCTGCTTGTTATATTTCTTATTTTGTTTACCGAATTTGAAATCCACTACCACGACTTCTTCGTTCTTCATCATCACGCGGTCCGGACGACGGGTTTGTAATATTCCTTTCTCCTTATATATAATGGCACATTCGTTGAATAACCTCCACTCACCGGAATACCAGTTGCGTATTTGCGGTTGCGTAAAAGCTTTCAGGGTAAGGCGACGTATTTCTTCTTCCGTTTCATGACTCCCGATGATACCTTCGAATACCAGCCGTTCTATGGCTACTTCGATGTCCGCCTCGGTTTCGATGGCAGAGAACAATGTATGCAATAGCTTTCCGTGATCAATAAATCGACTTTCAGATTCCTCCTCGTCAATACCTTTTATAAAGTCCGCCGAACGGTTGGACTGTCTAAACTCAATATCGTGTCGCATTGACTCCATCATCACAGGGCGTTTCTCTGGTCTTTGAAGTAATTTATTGGTTTCCTTATTCGCTTTTTCTTCTTCAGAGGGGCAGAGTTCTCCATATTCGTACGGTGTTTCCTCATCCCATTCGGTGTCACTCTGGGCGGCAACTTGCGGAAGGGTATTTAGCAGGAGGTCGGATATGGTTCCTCGTTGTCCCTTTTTAGACCATACAATCAGATTCTTTCCGGCACGTGTAAAGGCAACATAGAGCAGATTTAAGTTATCTACCCATAGTTGCAATCTTTCCTGCAAGTAATCATCCTTATACACCGACTCTGCCATTTGAGATGAATAATTGATCGGCACAATATCAAGTCCGTCGAAAGGAGCGGTGGTAGGAACACACCACACCAACTGGTTGTTTGTTTCGTTCTCCAACTTCCAATCACAAAAAGGCAGTAGCACCGTGTGAAACTCCAATCCTTTCGATTTGTGGATAGAGAAAATACGGATACCGTCAATCTCACCGCTGGGAATGGTTTTGCTGCACAACGTCTCTTCCCAGAAACGAATAAATGCATCCGTGTCCGAAGAGTTGCTTTGTACATAATCCGTCACGGCATCAAAAAAGGCAAATAGATAAGCGTCTTGCTGCGTGATTCGGTTCATTTCGAAGATGCTGAATAGCTCTTCCAATACTTCGTATAAAGGCATAAGGTGTAAGACATCCTTCATCTCAATAAACGTTTGCGGTAGAAATTCTTTCGCATCGTGAAGCAATATCGTATTGATGTCAGTCTCTTTTTTAACTATCTCCGTTTGATAGCTCACAGCCAATTGGGCAGCAGCTATTTTATTTTCAGGATTTGAAAGATAACGCAGAGCATCTATCATCATGCAGATGGAGAGCGATGCATCGAGACGGAATGCCTCGTCGGAAACCACCTTGCATTGCAGCTCTTTATCGAAATAGTCGGCTATTTGAGGAATGTTTTTATTCTTACGTACCAAGATGGCAATATTGTTTATACGGATACCGCTACTCAACAATCGTTCTACCTCTTCGCCCAAACTGATGAGCGTTTGCTCTGTGTAGTTATGTTCTTCGTCGGGTTCAAGGAAAGATACTTTGATATAACCTTTATCCTCTTTGCGAGGCGATTCTTGTTCCACGTCAGCGTATGCCCGTTGCAGAGCTTCACAGTCGGTGTTCAATTGCGACTTATAGATTTCATTCAGATAGTCTACTGCGGCCTTGAAGATGCGGTTGTTAAAGCGTATGATATTCGTCTCGCTTCGTCGATTAGTCTTCAGGGTTTCCTCACGGATGGGGAAAGGTCCGATATGCTCGTTTAATCCGTTCAGTATGCCCCAATCACCATTTCGCCAACGGTAGATAGACTGCTTCACATCGCCTACAATGAGGCTATCCGCTCCTTGCGATAAACCTTCTAGCAGTAATAGTTTAAAGTTGTTCCACTGCATGCGACTGGTATCCTGAAACTCATCTATCATCACATTGCGAATATTAGTTCCTATCTTCTCGAATACGAAAGAGGAATCACCATCTTTCACCAATCGATGAAGCAAAGCATTGGTATCCGACAGGAGAAAACGATTGTTCTCTCTGTTCAGTTCGCGAACTTCCTCGTCGATGCCGGCTAGTAGCTGCACTTTGTTGAGGTGTTGCATGGATAAGCGGCAACTGTTCACTATCCCATTATTACGAGTGCGGAACTCTTCGGCATCTTTTAGCAAAGGTATCAGGCTTGACGAAGCCAACGAAAGAATGTCGCCATAGCGAGGCGAAGTCTTTGCTGCCCAGTTTTTTTCATCCTCAATGCACTTCTCTACAGTGGCATTACGGATGTCGTCGCCCAAGATACCATTGTTCAGTTTGCGAAAGTAACTGCCTATTCCTCTTGAACCACCTTTCAGGTCATCAGCATTGAGGGCGTGTCCATCCAATTCCCCTTCAAACTGATCGTAGAAACTTTTCATCTGTTCCAAAGCCTCTTTCAACATTTCATCCAATTGGCGGCGATAATCCTTAATGGTATTTGGGTTCTTAAGTCGTTGCCGAAGTCCTTCTCCTTTTTCAATATACCCCTCATCGAAAATGTTTCTTCCAAAGCTTTTCACTTCGTCGGCAACGTTCCATCGCTTGTCGTCTGCTATTCGTTCGTTGATATAATCGAGTAACCAGGCAAGCATAGGAGAGGTGGGTCCAAGCTTTTCTATCATCGAATCGACGGCATTACTCAGCACTTCAGCATTGTTTAACTCTATATTCAGGTTGGGGCTTAGTTCCAGTTCGCGAGCAAGGTTACGCATTACCGACTGAAAGAAAGAGTCGATTGTCTCTACGCGAAAGCGACTGTAATCGTGCAACATGTAGTTGAGTGCTTTTCCGGCAGCTTCGCTGACTTCCTCTTCCGTTTTATTCGTTTCGCTGCATATCCTTAACAAATAAGCGTTAGATCCTTCGTCTTTCGTCCATATTCCATATAGTTGGCTGAGGATACGTTCTTTCATTTCCGCTGTGGCCTTATTGGTGAATGTCACAGCTAGTATTTGGCGGTAAGCCATGGGATTGAGAATGAGTAACTTAATGTATTCCACGGCCAAGGTAAATGTTTTACCTGAGCCGGCAGATGCTTTGTAGACAAGGAGTTCCATGTGTTATTCGAATCAGTAGTGAGTGTTATTAAAAACTTATTATTGCAAATGTACAAGATTATATCAAATGATTGGTATGCTTTGGCACATTTGATCGTTTTCTTATCCTTCGTTGGTGGCTGATGAAAATCGTGATTGGGAGGCTTTGAGAGATAGGCAAAAAAAAAGGAGTCACGCCTGACTCCAACCTTTGTTAACCTTAAATCTAATACTATGAAAAACACACTGCAAATATACGGACTTTTTTGATATCTGCAAGAGCTGTGTGCAGAAATATGTGTTTTATAACATAGATTAATAATTCTTGTTTTCAAATCTATTTTTATTAAGGAAAAAAGAACTTATTGCCTTTTCATGCAACTTTTTTTAAGGTAAATACTCTATTTTGGCTACGATGAGTCTCACTACTTCTTCTTTTTCTGCCTTTACCATAGCTTGGTGATAGTCGTTAGGGAAGAATAAGAAGAAAAAATCAGGTTTTGAATCTACGTATTTTATCTTTTTTGCCTGATAATGAATCACATCCGGCTTATAATCAGTTATAGGTGTAGCATCTTTGACTTTAACTAGTCCGAAGCGTTCGGTTCCTTTGGCCACATACTGCAAGTCAATGTACTGACGGTGAGATTCTACTTTACTCTTGCTTGCATCACGCGTCTGGCTATCGGATACTTTAATGAAACAACGTTTCCCATCTATTTCGTAGGTTCCTTGTGGCAGGGTGAGCAGATCGTTCTCGCCCAACCAACGAAACATTTTATCCCACAATTCTTTGTTCTTCTGATACTGAGTGGCAAACTCAATACAGTTGGTTGCTTTGTATGGCACGGCTTTGAATCCGTTAGACCATTCTCCTTTATGGCACCATTGGCATGCTTTTTTCTTGCTCCACGGAGTGTTTTCTGCCTGAACATTTGATAAGAAAGCGCAGAAAACGGAGACTAAAGCGGCACATAGTATGCGGCTTAAGAAAGATTTGTTTTTCATCTTGCGAGGTTTTTTTATTCTAAAATACTATTTTCATGCTACAAATGTAGAGAGTTATTTCTTTTCTTTCTCAGATATGAGCAACAGTTTGTCACCAACTTGCAATTTTAGGCTACCGTTAGGTATCAGAAACTCATCTCCACGTTTGACTATCATGACCAGTGTGC contains these protein-coding regions:
- a CDS encoding YhcH/YjgK/YiaL family protein, with product MKNKSFLSRILCAALVSVFCAFLSNVQAENTPWSKKKACQWCHKGEWSNGFKAVPYKATNCIEFATQYQKNKELWDKMFRWLGENDLLTLPQGTYEIDGKRCFIKVSDSQTRDASKSKVESHRQYIDLQYVAKGTERFGLVKVKDATPITDYKPDVIHYQAKKIKYVDSKPDFFFLFFPNDYHQAMVKAEKEEVVRLIVAKIEYLP
- a CDS encoding UvrD-helicase domain-containing protein — translated: MELLVYKASAGSGKTFTLAVEYIKLLILNPMAYRQILAVTFTNKATAEMKERILSQLYGIWTKDEGSNAYLLRICSETNKTEEEVSEAAGKALNYMLHDYSRFRVETIDSFFQSVMRNLARELELSPNLNIELNNAEVLSNAVDSMIEKLGPTSPMLAWLLDYINERIADDKRWNVADEVKSFGRNIFDEGYIEKGEGLRQRLKNPNTIKDYRRQLDEMLKEALEQMKSFYDQFEGELDGHALNADDLKGGSRGIGSYFRKLNNGILGDDIRNATVEKCIEDEKNWAAKTSPRYGDILSLASSSLIPLLKDAEEFRTRNNGIVNSCRLSMQHLNKVQLLAGIDEEVRELNRENNRFLLSDTNALLHRLVKDGDSSFVFEKIGTNIRNVMIDEFQDTSRMQWNNFKLLLLEGLSQGADSLIVGDVKQSIYRWRNGDWGILNGLNEHIGPFPIREETLKTNRRSETNIIRFNNRIFKAAVDYLNEIYKSQLNTDCEALQRAYADVEQESPRKEDKGYIKVSFLEPDEEHNYTEQTLISLGEEVERLLSSGIRINNIAILVRKNKNIPQIADYFDKELQCKVVSDEAFRLDASLSICMMIDALRYLSNPENKIAAAQLAVSYQTEIVKKETDINTILLHDAKEFLPQTFIEMKDVLHLMPLYEVLEELFSIFEMNRITQQDAYLFAFFDAVTDYVQSNSSDTDAFIRFWEETLCSKTIPSGEIDGIRIFSIHKSKGLEFHTVLLPFCDWKLENETNNQLVWCVPTTAPFDGLDIVPINYSSQMAESVYKDDYLQERLQLWVDNLNLLYVAFTRAGKNLIVWSKKGQRGTISDLLLNTLPQVAAQSDTEWDEETPYEYGELCPSEEEKANKETNKLLQRPEKRPVMMESMRHDIEFRQSNRSADFIKGIDEEESESRFIDHGKLLHTLFSAIETEADIEVAIERLVFEGIIGSHETEEEIRRLTLKAFTQPQIRNWYSGEWRLFNECAIIYKEKGILQTRRPDRVMMKNEEVVVVDFKFGKQNKKYNKQVQGYMSLLAKMKYTHISGYLWYVEEDVIERIQPANN